A window of the Butyricimonas virosa genome harbors these coding sequences:
- the cas9 gene encoding type II CRISPR RNA-guided endonuclease Cas9 (Cas9, originally named Csn1, is the large, multifunctional signature protein of type II CRISPR/Cas systems. It is well known even to general audiences because its RNA-guided endonuclease activity has made it a popular tool for custom editing of eukaryotic genomes.): MKKVLGLDLGSSSIGWAYVHEAENEAELGSSKIIKLGVRVNPLTVDEQRNFEQGKSITTNASRTLKRCMRRNLQRYKLRRENLIEVLKKHGFISDASILSEQGNYTTFETYRLRAKAAVAEISLEELARVLLMINKKRGYKSSRKNRGGDEGKFIDGISVAKQLYDRGITPGQFSLELLKEGKRHLPDYYRSDLQNELDRIWNFQQSFYPEILTQNFREQIRDKGQKNTSQIFLREYQIYTADNKGADKLSRALQWRVEGLSRKLSVEELAFVMSDLNGSISGSSGYLGAIGDRSKELYLGKQTVGQYLMEKLNTNPNGSLKSKVFYRQDYLDEFERIWETQAGFHKELTLELKKEIRDIIIFYQRSLKSQKGLISFCELESKLVEIEVNGKMRRKVVGSRVCPKSSPLFQEFKIWSILNNICVWSVDKSKSSEARKMDERDKEPNLNQEEKEILFKELSLKEKLSKRDVLELLFEDARKLDMNYEKVEGNRTQATLFKAYQEIIARSGHGEYDFTRMLSSEILEIVSGVFDGLGYNTDILYFNSEGELDQQPLYRLWHLLYSFEGDKSNSGNENLINKITNLYGFDREYAVILADVVFPPDYGNLSAKAIHKILPYLKDGNKYSLACEYAGFRHSKNSLTKEEREKRVLKERLDILPKNTLRNPVVEKILNQMVHVVNGVINKYGKPDEIRIELARELKKNAKEREEWTRAINKSTIENEKLRSVLKKEFGFTQVSRNDIVRYKLYLELESRGFKTLYSNTYIPLEKLFFKEFDIEHIIPQSRLFDDSFSNKTIELRSVNQEKDNQTAYDYVSGKGGEAGLQEYLERVEDLFKGGYINKAKYNKLRMTGKDIPDDFIDRDLRDTQYIARRAKAMLEEVVGNVVSTSGAVTDRLREDWQLVDVMKELNWNKYERLGLTEIVEDRDGRKIRRIKGWTKRNDHRHHAMDALTIAFTKPKYVQYLNNLNARGDKSSSVYGIERDELSRDSKGKLRFNSPMPLKEFRMEAKLHLENVLVSTKAKNKVITPNVNKSKKRGGMNQKVQLTPRGQLHQETIYGSIKQYVTKEVKVGSAFNMEMILKVANKAYREALLKRLNAFDQDAKKAFTGKNSLEKNPIFINDSHTCKVPEKVKVVSFETVYTIRKEIGPDLKVDKVIDKRVRDILETRLVEFGGDSKLAFTNLDENPIWLNKEKGIDIKRVTISGVSNVIALHDKLDKGGKLVLDEHGQPQPVDFVCSGNNHHVVVYRDPEGKIQDDVVSFFEATVRAKEGLPVIDREYKKQEGWEFLFSMKQNEYFVFPNEETGFDPKEVDLMNPDNYALISPNLFRVQTMSRVMYGNQVVRDYKFRHHLETTVKDCKELKDIAYKQYKSLDFASQIVKVRIDHIGQIVHVGEY; the protein is encoded by the coding sequence ATGAAAAAGGTGTTAGGTCTTGACCTGGGAAGCAGTAGTATCGGATGGGCGTATGTTCACGAGGCTGAGAATGAGGCTGAGTTGGGAAGTTCTAAAATTATTAAATTAGGAGTTAGGGTGAACCCGCTAACAGTAGATGAACAAAGGAATTTCGAACAGGGTAAGAGTATTACAACCAATGCTTCGCGAACATTAAAGCGTTGTATGCGTAGAAATTTGCAGCGTTATAAGTTACGGAGAGAGAATTTGATTGAAGTCTTGAAGAAACATGGCTTTATTTCAGACGCAAGCATACTTTCCGAACAGGGTAATTACACGACTTTTGAAACTTACCGTTTACGTGCAAAGGCTGCTGTTGCTGAAATATCATTGGAAGAACTTGCTCGTGTTTTATTAATGATAAATAAGAAAAGGGGATACAAGAGTAGTCGGAAAAACAGGGGGGGAGACGAGGGAAAGTTTATCGATGGAATATCTGTTGCCAAGCAACTTTATGATAGGGGTATTACTCCGGGGCAATTTTCTTTGGAGTTATTAAAAGAGGGGAAAAGGCATTTGCCGGATTACTATCGTTCTGATTTGCAAAATGAATTGGATCGGATTTGGAATTTCCAACAATCATTTTATCCGGAGATATTGACTCAGAATTTTAGAGAACAGATCAGGGATAAAGGCCAGAAGAACACGTCCCAAATATTCTTAAGAGAATACCAGATATACACGGCAGATAATAAAGGCGCAGATAAATTATCAAGAGCATTGCAGTGGAGAGTTGAAGGATTATCCCGAAAACTTTCTGTCGAGGAACTTGCTTTTGTGATGAGTGATTTAAACGGTTCCATTAGCGGATCGAGCGGGTATCTTGGAGCTATCGGGGATCGAAGTAAAGAACTTTATCTTGGCAAGCAGACGGTGGGGCAATACCTGATGGAAAAATTGAATACGAACCCGAATGGTAGTCTTAAAAGTAAAGTCTTCTATCGTCAGGATTACTTGGATGAATTTGAACGAATCTGGGAAACACAAGCTGGTTTTCATAAAGAATTGACTCTGGAATTGAAGAAAGAGATTCGGGATATAATTATTTTTTACCAGCGTTCATTAAAAAGTCAAAAAGGATTGATTTCTTTTTGCGAACTCGAAAGTAAACTTGTGGAGATTGAGGTAAACGGGAAGATGAGGAGAAAGGTTGTTGGCTCTAGGGTATGTCCTAAATCTTCCCCCTTGTTTCAAGAATTTAAGATTTGGAGTATACTGAATAATATTTGCGTGTGGAGTGTCGATAAAAGTAAATCTTCAGAGGCTCGTAAAATGGACGAGAGGGATAAAGAGCCTAATTTGAACCAAGAAGAGAAAGAAATTTTGTTTAAAGAATTGTCTTTGAAGGAAAAACTTTCCAAGCGAGACGTGTTAGAATTACTTTTTGAAGATGCACGGAAACTGGATATGAATTATGAAAAGGTTGAAGGTAATCGTACGCAAGCTACTTTATTCAAGGCTTACCAGGAAATTATCGCCAGAAGTGGACATGGAGAGTATGATTTTACACGGATGTTATCTTCTGAAATATTAGAAATAGTGTCCGGAGTGTTTGACGGGTTGGGGTATAATACGGATATTTTATATTTTAATAGCGAGGGAGAGTTGGATCAACAACCCTTGTATCGGTTGTGGCATTTGTTATATTCGTTTGAAGGGGATAAATCCAACAGTGGTAACGAGAATTTAATAAATAAAATCACGAACCTTTATGGTTTTGATCGGGAATACGCCGTGATACTTGCAGATGTTGTGTTCCCTCCTGATTATGGGAATTTGAGTGCTAAAGCTATTCATAAGATATTGCCTTACTTGAAGGATGGTAATAAATATAGCTTAGCGTGTGAATATGCCGGTTTTCGTCATTCAAAGAATTCCTTGACGAAGGAAGAGAGGGAGAAACGAGTGTTAAAAGAAAGGTTGGATATACTTCCCAAGAATACGTTGAGAAATCCGGTTGTTGAAAAGATTCTGAACCAGATGGTTCATGTTGTAAACGGTGTTATAAACAAGTATGGTAAACCCGATGAGATTCGGATCGAGTTGGCTAGAGAACTGAAAAAAAACGCCAAGGAAAGGGAAGAATGGACCCGTGCTATAAATAAGTCAACTATAGAGAATGAAAAGTTGCGTTCGGTTTTGAAAAAAGAGTTCGGTTTTACTCAAGTAAGTAGGAATGATATTGTTCGATATAAACTTTATTTGGAATTAGAGTCTCGTGGTTTTAAAACATTATATTCTAACACGTACATTCCACTGGAAAAGTTGTTTTTTAAAGAATTTGATATTGAGCATATTATACCACAGTCAAGATTGTTTGATGATTCATTTTCTAATAAAACAATCGAATTAAGGAGTGTGAATCAAGAAAAAGATAATCAGACTGCTTATGATTATGTTTCGGGTAAAGGAGGGGAAGCTGGGTTGCAAGAATACTTGGAACGTGTTGAGGATTTGTTTAAAGGGGGATATATTAATAAAGCTAAATATAACAAGTTGAGAATGACGGGAAAAGATATTCCAGATGATTTTATTGATCGGGATTTGCGTGATACTCAGTATATAGCTCGTCGGGCGAAAGCGATGCTAGAAGAGGTGGTCGGGAACGTTGTTTCTACCTCGGGGGCGGTCACGGATCGTTTGCGTGAAGATTGGCAGCTCGTGGACGTGATGAAAGAATTGAACTGGAACAAATACGAGCGGTTGGGGTTAACGGAAATTGTTGAAGATCGAGACGGAAGAAAAATTCGACGAATTAAAGGGTGGACGAAACGTAATGATCATCGTCATCACGCGATGGATGCCTTGACAATAGCATTCACAAAACCTAAGTATGTCCAATACCTGAATAATCTTAACGCTCGTGGCGATAAATCCAGTAGTGTGTATGGAATAGAGCGAGATGAATTGAGTCGGGATAGTAAGGGTAAACTTCGCTTTAATTCGCCAATGCCGTTAAAAGAATTTCGAATGGAGGCTAAGCTACACCTTGAAAATGTCCTCGTATCGACAAAGGCCAAAAATAAAGTTATCACTCCTAACGTAAATAAAAGTAAGAAAAGAGGGGGTATGAATCAAAAGGTACAATTAACGCCTCGGGGACAACTTCATCAAGAAACGATATACGGGAGTATTAAACAATACGTGACGAAAGAGGTGAAAGTCGGGAGTGCGTTTAACATGGAGATGATATTAAAAGTGGCTAATAAAGCATATAGAGAGGCTTTGTTGAAACGACTAAATGCCTTTGATCAAGATGCCAAGAAGGCTTTTACAGGTAAAAATAGTTTGGAGAAGAACCCGATTTTTATTAATGATTCCCATACTTGTAAGGTGCCGGAGAAAGTGAAGGTCGTTTCTTTTGAAACCGTGTACACGATACGGAAGGAGATAGGTCCTGATTTAAAAGTTGATAAGGTGATAGATAAAAGAGTTAGAGATATTCTGGAAACACGACTTGTTGAGTTCGGAGGGGATAGTAAACTGGCTTTTACTAATTTAGATGAAAATCCTATTTGGTTGAATAAAGAGAAGGGGATAGATATTAAACGGGTTACGATTAGTGGGGTGAGTAATGTGATCGCATTACATGATAAATTGGACAAGGGTGGGAAACTGGTTTTAGATGAACATGGGCAGCCTCAACCTGTTGATTTTGTTTGTTCAGGTAATAATCACCACGTAGTGGTTTACCGGGATCCGGAGGGTAAGATTCAGGATGATGTTGTTTCTTTCTTCGAGGCGACGGTTCGGGCGAAAGAGGGACTACCTGTCATTGATCGAGAGTATAAAAAACAGGAGGGATGGGAGTTTCTATTTAGCATGAAACAGAATGAGTATTTTGTATTTCCGAATGAAGAAACCGGATTTGATCCTAAAGAGGTGGATTTGATGAATCCTGATAACTATGCTTTAATTAGCCCGAATTTGTTCAGGGTACAAACTATGTCAAGAGTGATGTATGGAAACCAAGTCGTACGGGATTACAAGTTCAGGCATCATTTGGAGACAACCGTGAAGGATTGTAAAGAATTAAAAGATATTGCATATAAACAATACAAAAGTTTAGACTTTGCCAGTCAGATTGTCAAAGTTAGGATAGATCATATCGGGCAAATTGTTCATGTTGGGGAATATTGA
- the cas1 gene encoding type II CRISPR-associated endonuclease Cas1 yields MIKRTLYFGNPAYLSLKNAQLVVKLPEVEKNDSLPEHFKKQSERTIPVEDIGVIVLDNKQITITHGLLESLLENNCAVITCDRKSLPVGLLLPLYGNTTQNERFRNQLDVSVPLKKQLWQQTIQYKIRNQAAVLGGMRQVVVKNMLVWANEVKSGDSNNIEARAAAYYWRNLFVEIPEFTRDREGCPPNNLLNYGYAILRAVVARALVTSGLLPTLGIHHHNRYNAYCLADDIMEPYRPYVDELVVKIVDTGIACKELTTELKAQLLKIPVIDVMIDGQRSPLMIAVGQTTASLYKCFTGELRKILYPEKV; encoded by the coding sequence ATGATTAAACGAACTTTGTATTTTGGTAATCCAGCTTATCTTAGTTTAAAAAATGCACAATTAGTTGTCAAGTTACCTGAAGTTGAGAAAAATGATTCGTTACCGGAGCATTTTAAAAAACAATCGGAACGTACGATTCCTGTTGAGGATATTGGGGTTATCGTTTTGGATAATAAGCAAATAACAATAACTCATGGCCTTTTAGAAAGTCTGTTAGAGAATAATTGTGCTGTGATTACTTGTGATCGTAAAAGTCTTCCTGTTGGTTTATTATTGCCTTTATATGGGAATACGACACAAAATGAGAGGTTTCGAAATCAGTTGGACGTGTCTGTTCCGTTGAAAAAACAGTTGTGGCAACAAACGATTCAATATAAAATACGCAATCAGGCAGCCGTGTTAGGGGGAATGCGCCAAGTTGTGGTGAAAAATATGCTTGTATGGGCAAATGAGGTAAAAAGTGGAGATTCAAATAATATAGAGGCTCGTGCCGCTGCTTATTATTGGCGAAATCTTTTTGTTGAAATTCCCGAATTTACTCGTGATAGAGAGGGATGTCCTCCTAATAATTTGCTTAATTATGGTTATGCCATATTGAGAGCTGTCGTGGCTAGGGCGTTGGTAACAAGTGGATTGTTGCCGACGTTAGGGATTCATCATCATAATAGATATAATGCCTATTGTTTGGCAGATGATATAATGGAGCCTTATCGTCCATATGTAGATGAGTTGGTTGTGAAAATTGTTGATACAGGAATTGCTTGTAAAGAATTAACTACAGAGTTAAAAGCTCAATTGTTGAAAATCCCTGTTATCGATGTCATGATTGATGGTCAACGTAGCCCGTTAATGATCGCTGTTGGGCAAACAACAGCCTCTCTCTACAAGTGCTTTACGGGAGAATTGCGAAAAATTTTATATCCAGAGAAAGTTTGA
- the cas2 gene encoding CRISPR-associated endonuclease Cas2: protein MERFSEYRIMWVLVFFDLPTETKKEKKMSADFRKRLLADGFTMFQFSIYIRHCASRENAEVHIKRVKSILPEKGHVGILCITDKQFGDIEIYYSKKEVRSSTPGQQLELF, encoded by the coding sequence ATGGAACGTTTTAGTGAATATCGTATTATGTGGGTACTTGTATTTTTTGATTTGCCAACAGAAACGAAAAAAGAAAAAAAGATGTCTGCGGATTTTCGTAAAAGATTACTTGCAGATGGATTTACGATGTTTCAATTTTCAATTTATATTCGACATTGCGCTAGTCGTGAGAATGCAGAAGTGCATATTAAAAGAGTAAAAAGTATTTTACCTGAAAAAGGGCATGTGGGGATATTGTGTATAACGGATAAACAATTTGGTGATATTGAAATTTACTATTCCAAAAAAGAGGTGAGATCTTCGACTCCTGGTCAACAACTTGAACTTTTTTAG